The proteins below are encoded in one region of Planctopirus limnophila DSM 3776:
- the folD gene encoding bifunctional methylenetetrahydrofolate dehydrogenase/methenyltetrahydrofolate cyclohydrolase FolD codes for MPARIIDGKLIAQQSREALALQVAEFTAATSVTPRLAAVLVGDDPASQVYVSSKQKACANVGMASDLFRLPATTTQAELLELVDRLNHDPSIHGILVQLPLPSHIDPEAVLDATHPMKDVDCFHAENVGLLIQGRPRYLPCTPHGVQVLLEASGVSTDGAHVVVLGRSDIVGKPLANLLALKGPGGNATVTLCHSRTRNIASFTRQADILVAAIGQPLFVKADMVREGAVVIDVGTNRLDGKLVGDVDFAEVSEKAAAITPVPGGVGPMTIAMLLKNTLTAARLQTKTIAR; via the coding sequence ATGCCTGCCCGTATCATTGATGGAAAACTGATTGCCCAGCAGTCTCGCGAAGCATTGGCTCTTCAGGTCGCTGAGTTCACCGCCGCGACAAGCGTGACCCCTCGATTGGCTGCAGTTCTCGTGGGCGATGATCCCGCCAGCCAGGTCTATGTTTCCAGCAAGCAGAAAGCCTGTGCCAATGTTGGCATGGCCTCTGATCTGTTTCGTTTACCAGCCACGACCACTCAGGCCGAGTTACTTGAACTCGTGGATCGCCTCAACCACGATCCGTCGATCCACGGCATCCTCGTCCAACTGCCGCTCCCCTCGCATATTGATCCCGAAGCCGTTCTCGATGCGACACATCCTATGAAGGATGTCGATTGCTTCCATGCCGAGAACGTCGGGCTGCTCATTCAAGGTCGCCCAAGGTATCTTCCCTGCACACCTCACGGTGTTCAAGTTCTTCTTGAAGCGAGTGGCGTCTCGACCGATGGTGCCCACGTTGTCGTTTTAGGTCGTAGTGACATCGTGGGGAAACCACTCGCCAATCTGCTGGCTCTCAAAGGGCCCGGTGGTAACGCGACAGTGACACTTTGCCATAGCCGCACTCGCAACATTGCGAGCTTCACCCGTCAGGCTGATATTCTGGTGGCAGCCATTGGCCAGCCGCTGTTTGTCAAAGCCGATATGGTTCGTGAAGGAGCAGTCGTTATCGACGTGGGAACCAATCGACTCGATGGCAAACTGGTCGGCGATGTCGATTTCGCTGAAGTGTCTGAAAAGGCGGCTGCCATCACACCCGTTCCAGGTGGTGTGGGGCCCATGACCATTGCGATGCTTCTCAAAAACACACTCACTGCTGCCCGATTGCAGACGAAAACCATCGCCCGCTAG
- a CDS encoding efflux RND transporter periplasmic adaptor subunit — protein MPNSYQLLLNSESDRLPRIAIAITFGLSLFLAMNASTALAETITIRAAQITVAEQLEIPALESGTLVERLFREGEVIEEGQKIGQIDDQVARLAAAKARAELALAKALTESDLKLRFARKNAEVSKAELTRSLESVARYPKSVSQTELDQLALAAQKAELEVEQAEFDQRQLALQQEIRAQELAGAELMVARREIKSPLSGTVVNWKKQRGEWVDAGTPVVRVVRLNPLRIDTFLPSSQARLLRIGQTIQFLPVAGKKSPIDPSKETGNQPSQVKALEGKITFINPEVDPVGQQVRIWIELPNPELSLRPGDRGDVTLELPETDAPGTPLKSTNTGKPATIPGLPPR, from the coding sequence ATGCCAAATTCTTACCAACTTCTATTGAACTCTGAGAGCGACCGTCTCCCTCGGATTGCTATAGCCATTACGTTTGGCCTGAGTCTGTTTTTAGCGATGAATGCTTCAACAGCTTTGGCAGAAACCATCACCATTCGGGCAGCTCAAATCACAGTCGCAGAGCAGCTGGAAATTCCGGCTTTAGAATCAGGCACACTCGTCGAGCGACTTTTTCGCGAAGGCGAAGTCATCGAAGAAGGTCAGAAGATCGGCCAGATTGATGACCAGGTCGCCAGACTGGCGGCTGCCAAAGCCCGTGCCGAACTGGCCTTAGCCAAGGCACTGACAGAGAGTGACCTCAAGCTGCGATTTGCCCGCAAGAACGCCGAAGTCTCGAAAGCCGAACTGACGCGATCACTTGAATCGGTTGCGCGTTATCCGAAGAGCGTTTCGCAGACCGAACTCGACCAATTGGCACTGGCTGCCCAGAAGGCCGAACTCGAGGTCGAGCAGGCTGAGTTTGATCAGCGGCAACTGGCACTCCAACAGGAGATTCGCGCACAGGAACTGGCAGGAGCCGAGTTAATGGTCGCCCGACGTGAAATCAAATCGCCCCTCTCTGGCACAGTGGTGAACTGGAAAAAACAGCGCGGCGAATGGGTGGATGCCGGGACACCTGTCGTGAGAGTTGTGCGATTAAATCCTTTGCGGATTGACACCTTTCTGCCATCCAGCCAGGCCCGACTGTTGCGGATCGGGCAGACAATTCAATTCCTCCCTGTGGCCGGTAAAAAATCTCCCATCGATCCGTCGAAAGAAACAGGAAATCAGCCTTCCCAAGTGAAAGCACTGGAAGGGAAGATCACTTTTATCAATCCCGAAGTCGATCCTGTCGGTCAACAGGTGCGGATCTGGATCGAACTTCCCAACCCGGAATTGTCACTTCGACCCGGCGATCGTGGTGATGTCACTCTGGAATTACCAGAAACTGACGCGCCAGGAACCCCACTGAAATCCACGAACACTGGCAAGCCTGCTACGATTCCCGGTTTACCACCTCGCTGA
- a CDS encoding alpha/beta hydrolase, with product MGLTITICLLIALLSIEVVIRIIYVRIVLSTFDIKPPFNVAQVLPDPAAERITFKTTLGLTLRGAVHRPPAGLPRGVILFCTELDGTHWLARHYCDGLIRAGFAVISFDFRSQGESDSLAGYEPNQWMTRYEIDDTISALEWIESHAEFSSLPLGVMGVSRGSTAALWVAARYPHVLVACCDGAYSLSMLAFHFVSRWASIYMPQWAESLIPDWHYRSTVAIVQFLSARRRKVQYVHIESYLKRLKSCPTLFIAGEKDNYVPYYLSQELMRRIRSPLAKVWIVPKAKHNKARHTEPGQYDQILVQHFEQMLPQIAEARLSNHESTHALKPHFADALRNADAKRRAM from the coding sequence ATGGGCCTTACGATCACCATCTGCCTGTTGATCGCACTACTGTCAATCGAAGTTGTCATTCGTATTATTTATGTACGAATTGTCCTTTCGACATTTGATATCAAACCGCCATTTAACGTGGCACAGGTTCTTCCTGATCCTGCAGCAGAAAGAATCACATTCAAAACGACTCTCGGTCTGACGTTGCGAGGTGCGGTTCATCGACCGCCAGCTGGTCTGCCTCGGGGAGTGATTTTGTTCTGCACCGAGCTGGATGGCACGCACTGGTTGGCGCGTCATTATTGCGATGGCCTGATCCGAGCTGGTTTTGCTGTGATTTCATTCGACTTCCGCAGTCAGGGAGAGAGCGACTCTTTAGCAGGCTATGAACCCAACCAGTGGATGACTCGCTATGAGATCGACGATACGATTTCAGCACTGGAGTGGATCGAGAGTCATGCGGAATTCAGCAGTTTGCCACTGGGTGTGATGGGGGTCAGTCGAGGTTCCACAGCGGCACTCTGGGTCGCAGCTCGATATCCGCATGTTCTCGTGGCCTGCTGCGATGGTGCCTATTCGCTTTCCATGCTGGCATTTCATTTTGTTTCCCGCTGGGCATCGATTTATATGCCTCAATGGGCCGAATCGTTGATTCCCGATTGGCACTACCGTTCCACAGTGGCGATTGTCCAGTTTTTGAGTGCCCGGCGGAGAAAGGTTCAATATGTCCACATTGAATCTTACTTAAAGCGACTCAAGTCGTGTCCGACGTTGTTTATTGCTGGTGAGAAAGATAATTATGTTCCTTACTACTTGAGTCAGGAACTGATGCGTCGGATCCGTTCGCCTCTGGCAAAAGTCTGGATTGTCCCCAAGGCTAAACATAACAAGGCCCGTCATACAGAACCCGGCCAATATGATCAAATTCTGGTTCAGCACTTCGAACAGATGTTGCCTCAAATAGCAGAAGCACGACTCTCGAATCATGAATCAACTCATGCGTTGAAGCCTCATTTTGCGGATGCGTTGAGAAATGCAGACGCGAAACGTCGAGCGATGTAG
- a CDS encoding DUF1207 domain-containing protein — MIPALLLFSTASMALAQVNGPPLPRNPQGRNSALPVDPRFKRSPVAETSPRSTAIPSVGSNDPFSGEYQTLPTMELNLNEVGQREISPVSYRQIPGNSESGIPAPPGSYDETTADDSGSILNPLSSPAPASSMNAGPWAPASPNAYLPEAAQPVWDADEPWSWHIVPEGLMYKSYIAGEKEPRMSTSWLFPTNGGQSYWDSVLGGRFGLLRYGTARGIDPEGWQWDVEGGAFLRMLPETERDVMATDYRIGTPITYREGPFQWKFGYYHISSHLGDEFILKNPTFVRRNYSRDCLVTGVGYFPVPELRTYFEVGYGFYLTDGAGPWEVQFGAEYNPPGPTGFRGAPFAACNVHLMEENDWGGSINILIGWQWRGDTSDHTFRAGFQFYNGADNQLSFLGNTTQLTGLGIRYDY; from the coding sequence ATGATTCCCGCGCTCCTGCTGTTCAGCACAGCGTCGATGGCACTGGCACAAGTGAACGGCCCGCCATTGCCTCGAAATCCGCAAGGGCGCAATTCCGCTCTCCCTGTGGATCCCCGCTTCAAGCGGAGTCCAGTTGCAGAAACAAGTCCGCGTTCAACAGCGATCCCATCGGTCGGTAGCAATGATCCGTTCTCTGGAGAGTATCAGACACTCCCCACCATGGAACTGAATCTCAATGAAGTCGGGCAACGAGAAATTTCGCCAGTTTCCTACCGGCAGATTCCCGGAAATTCAGAGAGTGGAATTCCTGCACCACCAGGTAGCTATGACGAGACGACAGCAGACGACTCCGGATCAATTCTCAATCCGTTGAGTTCTCCGGCACCAGCCTCATCGATGAATGCCGGGCCGTGGGCTCCAGCATCTCCGAATGCCTACCTGCCCGAAGCTGCTCAACCGGTGTGGGATGCTGACGAACCCTGGTCATGGCATATCGTCCCAGAAGGTTTGATGTATAAATCGTATATCGCCGGTGAAAAAGAACCTCGCATGTCGACGTCGTGGCTATTCCCCACCAATGGCGGCCAATCGTACTGGGATTCTGTGCTTGGCGGTCGATTTGGTCTCTTGCGCTATGGTACAGCACGCGGAATCGATCCCGAAGGTTGGCAATGGGATGTCGAAGGTGGTGCCTTCTTGCGAATGCTCCCCGAAACTGAGCGGGATGTCATGGCGACTGACTACCGCATTGGTACACCAATTACCTATCGAGAAGGTCCCTTCCAGTGGAAGTTCGGCTACTACCATATCAGTAGCCACCTGGGTGACGAATTTATTCTGAAAAATCCGACTTTTGTTCGTAGGAACTACAGCCGGGATTGTCTGGTAACAGGCGTGGGATACTTCCCCGTTCCTGAGTTAAGAACCTATTTTGAGGTTGGCTATGGCTTCTACCTGACTGATGGAGCAGGCCCCTGGGAAGTTCAGTTTGGGGCAGAGTATAACCCGCCTGGTCCTACGGGATTTCGCGGAGCACCGTTCGCAGCCTGTAACGTCCATCTCATGGAAGAGAATGACTGGGGCGGGAGTATTAACATTCTCATCGGCTGGCAGTGGCGCGGCGACACGAGTGACCACACCTTTAGAGCTGGCTTCCAGTTTTACAATGGTGCCGATAACCAGCTTTCCTTCCTGGGGAATACGACTCAATTGACTGGCCTGGGAATTCGTTACGACTACTGA
- a CDS encoding Gfo/Idh/MocA family protein — MTALPVRVGLIGAGANTVARHIPGFRAIAGVTIAAVANRTLASAQKIATQHAIPTTYSTWQELLADPQIDAVCIGTWPDTHAEITCAALKAGKHVLCEARMARNVAEARQMLHASQERPQQVAMLVPSPFGLRVDAEVRSLLERNFIGDLRQVVVIGLDDQFYDYSQNLHWRQDSEKSGLNALTMGILHETAMRWIPPTNKVFAQTQIFEPTRPNPHSDENLPVTTPELVHVLTELEGHARGVYQFSGMALHAPVKQIHLYGSTGTIRVEFGATEKLLVGRPGQPQLVEVEIPAERLGKWRVEAEFIGAIRGEEPVRLTSFATGLEYMKFTEAVARSAQTGRLFSLEETLN; from the coding sequence ATGACTGCCTTGCCTGTTCGCGTTGGTCTAATCGGTGCTGGAGCAAATACTGTCGCCAGGCACATTCCCGGTTTTCGAGCAATTGCCGGCGTAACGATCGCGGCTGTCGCCAATCGAACGTTGGCCTCGGCCCAGAAAATTGCCACGCAGCATGCGATCCCGACAACGTACAGCACCTGGCAAGAGTTGTTGGCAGACCCTCAAATCGACGCTGTCTGTATCGGGACATGGCCCGACACTCATGCCGAGATCACCTGTGCGGCACTAAAGGCTGGTAAGCATGTGCTGTGCGAAGCCCGCATGGCTCGCAATGTGGCCGAAGCCCGTCAGATGTTACATGCCAGTCAGGAACGACCCCAACAGGTGGCGATGCTGGTTCCCAGCCCCTTCGGCTTGCGGGTTGATGCCGAAGTTCGAAGTCTCCTCGAACGAAACTTTATTGGAGATTTACGGCAGGTTGTCGTGATTGGTCTCGACGATCAGTTTTATGATTACTCGCAGAACCTGCATTGGCGTCAGGATTCCGAAAAAAGTGGTTTGAACGCACTGACGATGGGGATTCTGCATGAAACCGCCATGCGCTGGATCCCTCCCACGAACAAGGTCTTTGCACAAACTCAAATCTTTGAACCCACCCGGCCAAACCCCCATTCCGACGAAAATCTCCCTGTCACCACACCCGAACTGGTGCACGTACTGACAGAATTGGAAGGCCACGCCCGCGGAGTTTATCAATTCTCAGGGATGGCTCTCCATGCCCCCGTCAAGCAGATTCACCTGTATGGCAGTACGGGAACAATCCGTGTGGAGTTCGGGGCCACTGAGAAACTGCTGGTGGGCAGGCCCGGTCAACCGCAACTGGTCGAGGTGGAAATTCCAGCCGAGCGACTCGGCAAATGGCGTGTGGAAGCGGAGTTCATTGGTGCCATTCGGGGGGAAGAGCCTGTCCGCCTCACATCGTTTGCGACCGGACTGGAGTATATGAAGTTTACCGAAGCCGTCGCACGAAGTGCCCAGACAGGTCGCCTATTCTCATTGGAAGAGACTCTCAATTAG
- a CDS encoding serine/threonine-protein kinase → MPEDFRTEHVESGHEVLSGNGEAQGILVSIEQIASLSRDIEKTLLMTQPGVLTTEISPETLQRMQQILQNLAPGLTPPSTEELHVVDLPPSIGRYRVTKVLGRGGFAVVYAAHDPHLNREVAIKVPLPYRQLTPDARQRFLLEAQAAARLDHPHIVPTFETGSAGELPYITYALCHGPTLFRWLNRHGPLSPRAAAELVMQLSRAVAYSHQQGVLHRDLKSANVLLFPITDAFANSEAEFPFIPRLTDFGLAKVLEGTLVETCSSVIMGTPHYMAPEQLEKGLRGCTPATDVFGLGTILFECLTGKPPNQGETVIEILASIREGEISHVSQFRRDVPQDLVRVCDKALSFLPEDRYATPQELAQDLARFLSHESVLATGPNWQTRLWRAARHPARIADAATFIIMSNLAIMAWITIFPISILLGLAFTHTVELGQLMPHTAPLWIFHFLMVVLGYLIGRKSLWAAMASTISGAVLTLFIWSVLARWITPPYPAIYSDDKARDIVFVLLLAIFGAQMILSACAWLALRTLSLKNRQPSTVG, encoded by the coding sequence ATGCCGGAAGATTTCCGCACGGAACATGTTGAGTCAGGTCATGAGGTGCTTTCGGGAAATGGAGAAGCACAGGGAATTCTGGTTTCCATCGAGCAGATCGCTTCCTTGAGTCGCGATATCGAAAAAACGCTGCTCATGACACAGCCTGGAGTGTTGACGACTGAAATCAGTCCGGAAACTTTGCAGCGTATGCAGCAGATTCTGCAGAATCTGGCTCCCGGATTGACACCTCCTTCGACCGAAGAACTGCATGTGGTCGATCTCCCACCATCGATCGGTCGATATCGAGTGACCAAGGTTTTGGGGCGAGGCGGGTTTGCAGTCGTTTATGCAGCGCATGATCCGCACTTGAACCGTGAAGTGGCCATCAAGGTGCCTTTGCCGTATCGGCAACTGACACCCGATGCGAGGCAGCGATTTCTTCTCGAAGCTCAGGCAGCCGCCAGGCTGGATCATCCGCACATTGTGCCCACCTTTGAAACGGGTTCAGCCGGTGAGTTGCCCTACATTACTTATGCTCTCTGCCATGGGCCCACATTGTTTCGCTGGTTAAATCGCCATGGGCCATTGTCCCCGCGTGCGGCTGCCGAACTGGTGATGCAATTGAGCCGAGCGGTCGCTTACAGCCATCAGCAGGGTGTGCTTCATCGCGATTTGAAATCGGCAAATGTGCTGTTGTTCCCGATCACAGATGCTTTCGCAAATTCCGAAGCAGAGTTTCCATTCATTCCGCGACTGACTGATTTTGGTCTCGCAAAAGTGCTCGAAGGAACTTTGGTCGAAACCTGCTCCAGCGTCATTATGGGAACGCCCCATTACATGGCGCCGGAGCAACTCGAAAAAGGGCTTCGCGGTTGCACCCCTGCGACAGATGTGTTCGGGCTGGGGACGATTCTGTTTGAATGTCTCACAGGAAAGCCGCCTAACCAAGGAGAAACTGTCATTGAGATTCTGGCTTCGATCCGTGAGGGCGAAATTTCGCACGTCAGCCAGTTTCGTCGGGATGTTCCCCAGGATCTCGTCAGAGTTTGCGATAAAGCCCTCAGCTTTTTGCCGGAAGATCGTTATGCCACGCCGCAGGAACTGGCACAGGATCTGGCGCGATTTCTGTCGCATGAATCGGTGCTGGCGACCGGGCCCAACTGGCAGACACGCCTCTGGCGAGCAGCCCGGCATCCCGCGCGAATTGCCGATGCCGCCACGTTTATCATCATGAGTAATCTCGCCATTATGGCGTGGATTACGATCTTTCCCATTTCGATTTTGCTGGGCCTGGCATTCACCCACACTGTTGAACTCGGCCAACTGATGCCCCATACAGCGCCATTGTGGATCTTCCACTTTCTCATGGTTGTTCTGGGATATCTGATTGGTCGAAAGTCGCTCTGGGCAGCGATGGCTTCCACCATCAGTGGAGCCGTGCTGACACTCTTCATCTGGTCGGTCCTGGCAAGGTGGATCACGCCGCCCTATCCCGCGATTTACTCGGATGACAAAGCCCGGGACATCGTCTTCGTCCTGCTGCTGGCGATTTTTGGAGCACAAATGATACTGAGTGCTTGTGCCTGGCTGGCACTCAGGACACTTTCGCTCAAAAACCGTCAGCCCAGTACAGTTGGCTAA
- a CDS encoding sialidase family protein: protein MQCLLTRICLAVTLGCMTSMNMLGLMASEPEVTTSVVVYSGKAAELKWIGKPWASIEDPKGSTSALLASGQNRWLLSRSGIGAGDFQIRVRLQLAKLDGTAAAFDFGSSRFGLDGKAGLLFVEGPLFRNQPAATLKIADLVQPGAPFLLEVIRKDEQTRFLINGQSVYTLDGWKGSVGRVGLRPWRNEMAVFDFSIKGNLYELPAPPEPLFPSGFAGGTEGYHTFRIPSLTTTRSGTLLALCEGRKNSTGDSGDIDLVMKRSTDGGKTWSQPVVLWDNGENTCGNPCLVVDQTTGELLLLATWNLGDDHESEIIAQTSRDTRRVYVLRSKDDGLTWSQPVEITKDVKQPDWTWYATGPGGGIQIQQGSHAGRLVIPCDHIEARTKKYYSHVIYSDDHGQTWKLGGSTPAAGVNECEVVELTGGKLLLNMRNASASRQRQTSMSEDGGLTWSELKSDAALIEPVCQAAILRASWPARSEPGWILFSNPASTTSRTNLTVRGSRDDGQTWPVSKVLYTGPAAYSDLALLPDGKVGCLFEAGEANYAESIVFVTFGLDELTT from the coding sequence ATGCAATGCCTGCTGACGAGGATCTGCCTGGCGGTCACACTGGGCTGCATGACCTCGATGAACATGCTTGGTTTGATGGCCTCAGAGCCAGAGGTCACAACTTCGGTCGTTGTCTATTCCGGCAAGGCGGCTGAGTTGAAATGGATTGGTAAGCCTTGGGCATCGATCGAGGATCCCAAGGGCTCAACGAGCGCACTGCTGGCGAGTGGTCAGAATCGATGGCTGCTCTCTCGAAGCGGGATTGGCGCAGGTGATTTTCAGATTCGAGTGCGGCTGCAGCTGGCCAAACTGGATGGAACGGCTGCCGCCTTCGATTTCGGAAGCAGCCGCTTTGGTCTCGATGGCAAAGCGGGCCTGCTGTTTGTTGAAGGGCCACTCTTTCGCAATCAACCAGCTGCGACGCTCAAAATCGCAGACTTGGTACAGCCGGGTGCTCCGTTCTTGCTTGAAGTGATTCGAAAGGATGAACAAACCCGGTTTCTGATCAATGGCCAGTCGGTCTACACACTAGATGGCTGGAAAGGCTCTGTCGGTCGAGTGGGGTTGCGGCCGTGGCGCAATGAGATGGCGGTGTTTGACTTCTCGATCAAAGGAAATCTTTACGAGTTGCCAGCACCACCTGAGCCTTTGTTTCCAAGTGGCTTTGCAGGTGGAACGGAGGGCTATCACACCTTTCGGATCCCTTCTCTGACAACCACGCGCTCGGGAACGTTATTGGCCCTTTGCGAAGGACGAAAAAACTCGACGGGCGATAGCGGCGATATCGACCTCGTCATGAAGCGATCGACCGATGGAGGAAAGACATGGAGCCAGCCCGTCGTCCTCTGGGATAATGGCGAGAATACTTGCGGCAATCCGTGCCTGGTCGTCGATCAAACGACCGGAGAATTATTGCTCCTGGCAACCTGGAACCTGGGTGATGATCACGAGAGCGAGATCATTGCCCAAACCAGCCGCGATACCCGGCGTGTGTACGTTCTGCGATCCAAAGACGACGGCTTGACCTGGAGCCAGCCGGTGGAGATCACCAAAGATGTGAAACAACCCGACTGGACGTGGTATGCGACAGGGCCGGGTGGCGGAATTCAAATTCAGCAGGGCTCCCACGCGGGTCGATTGGTCATACCCTGTGACCATATTGAAGCCAGAACGAAAAAGTACTACTCGCACGTGATCTACTCGGATGATCATGGGCAGACCTGGAAACTTGGCGGAAGCACGCCAGCCGCCGGTGTGAATGAATGCGAGGTTGTCGAACTGACTGGGGGAAAACTGCTGCTCAATATGCGTAATGCCAGTGCCAGCAGGCAGAGGCAAACGAGTATGAGCGAGGATGGCGGCCTCACCTGGAGTGAATTGAAATCTGACGCGGCACTCATCGAGCCTGTCTGCCAGGCAGCCATCCTGCGAGCCAGTTGGCCTGCCAGGTCAGAGCCGGGCTGGATCCTCTTCAGCAACCCTGCCAGCACCACTAGCCGCACAAATTTGACAGTTCGCGGCAGTCGGGATGACGGCCAGACCTGGCCTGTCAGCAAAGTTCTGTATACGGGCCCAGCGGCTTATTCTGACCTGGCTTTACTTCCTGATGGAAAAGTCGGCTGCCTGTTTGAAGCGGGTGAAGCCAACTACGCCGAGTCGATCGTCTTTGTGACATTCGGGCTGGATGAATTAACAACGTGA
- a CDS encoding sodium:solute symporter family protein: MLIACVIAYMVGTLALGAYGARMVGSAKDFMVAGRSLPLGMNFACVFATWFGAETVLSVSARFADQGLGFVSGDPFGASVCLVLVAIFFARTFYSLELLTIGDYYHVRYGRFVEVLTSLGIAASYMGWTTAQLSAFGLVINVLFPEYVTLNQAIIIGAVIVTLYTFFGGMWSIALTDVVQTVAIVIGLLLVAYILGEKAGGFQPVVAAAAQAGKLNLFPHVTTAAWLIFIGEFLTMALGSIPQQDVFQRVTSARNEATARAGTLLGGLFYFGFAFVPMFIAFSATMIDPAAAGHFASEDAREVQKVLPVLILNQTPLWVQILFFGAVLSAILSTASGTLLAPASILTENVLRQFTLKMSDNMLLWLVRTMLVLVSITATTIAVNSESTMYEMVESGYKVTLVIAFVPLAFGIYWSKATTQGAVFSILFALPVWLGTEFIHDEESANLWQVVPPQIYGLVASIFGMIIGSAMPNWIKHVPRHPADLAQERRSVVSH, encoded by the coding sequence GTGCTGATTGCGTGCGTGATTGCATACATGGTGGGCACACTGGCTTTAGGCGCGTATGGCGCCCGCATGGTGGGGAGTGCCAAAGACTTTATGGTGGCTGGTCGTTCACTCCCTTTGGGAATGAACTTTGCCTGCGTGTTTGCGACGTGGTTTGGTGCGGAAACCGTGCTTTCGGTTTCTGCTCGTTTTGCTGATCAGGGACTGGGATTTGTCTCGGGTGATCCCTTCGGCGCATCGGTTTGCCTGGTGCTCGTGGCCATCTTCTTTGCCCGCACCTTTTACAGTCTCGAGCTGTTAACAATTGGCGACTATTACCATGTGCGCTACGGCCGATTTGTGGAAGTTCTCACGTCGCTGGGGATCGCTGCATCGTACATGGGCTGGACGACAGCACAGCTCTCGGCCTTCGGGCTGGTGATCAATGTCCTGTTCCCCGAATATGTCACGTTGAATCAGGCCATCATCATTGGTGCGGTGATCGTCACGCTCTACACCTTCTTTGGCGGGATGTGGTCGATCGCTCTCACGGATGTGGTGCAGACTGTCGCCATTGTGATTGGTCTACTGCTAGTCGCATACATTCTGGGTGAAAAAGCGGGTGGATTTCAGCCCGTCGTGGCCGCCGCCGCTCAGGCAGGGAAGCTGAATCTGTTTCCACACGTGACAACTGCCGCCTGGCTGATTTTTATTGGTGAATTTCTCACGATGGCACTGGGTTCGATTCCCCAGCAGGATGTGTTCCAGCGTGTGACCAGTGCCCGTAACGAAGCCACCGCCCGAGCGGGGACACTGTTAGGCGGGCTGTTCTATTTCGGCTTTGCTTTTGTGCCGATGTTCATCGCCTTTTCGGCCACGATGATTGACCCAGCGGCGGCTGGCCATTTCGCGTCCGAAGACGCCCGCGAAGTCCAGAAAGTCCTGCCAGTTCTGATCCTGAATCAGACTCCACTCTGGGTCCAGATTTTGTTCTTTGGAGCCGTCCTTTCGGCCATTCTGTCAACGGCAAGTGGTACCTTGCTGGCACCAGCCAGTATTCTCACAGAAAACGTGCTGCGTCAGTTCACTCTCAAGATGAGCGACAACATGCTGCTGTGGCTGGTGCGTACCATGCTGGTGCTCGTCTCGATTACTGCCACCACCATCGCCGTGAACTCGGAAAGCACCATGTATGAGATGGTCGAGAGTGGCTACAAAGTGACTCTGGTGATCGCCTTCGTGCCCCTGGCCTTTGGCATTTACTGGTCGAAAGCCACCACTCAAGGGGCGGTTTTTTCGATCCTGTTTGCTCTGCCAGTCTGGCTGGGAACCGAGTTCATTCATGATGAAGAAAGTGCCAATCTATGGCAGGTGGTTCCACCACAGATCTATGGCCTTGTGGCATCGATTTTCGGAATGATTATTGGTTCCGCCATGCCCAACTGGATCAAGCACGTTCCTCGACATCCCGCCGATCTGGCACAGGAACGCCGCAGTGTGGTGAGCCACTGA